A stretch of the Sphingobacterium thalpophilum genome encodes the following:
- the rnr gene encoding ribonuclease R, with protein sequence MKTKKENPYKEVLTQLIIDIFEKSGNKPLNYKQVSSKLNLTDSDSKAAIADILQDNVRNGLFIEVDRGKFSLKQLKVYVTGKVDMTADGSAYVIPDDEFENDIYIAPRKLRQALHGDIVKVHTFEKRRGGRKKEGEVVEILQRAKTDFTGTISISNNFAFFIADDRKMLHDIFIPLDNLNGAKDKEKVVVSIIDWPSGSKNPVGTVKHVLGVKGENNTEMNAILADFGFPLEFPKKVEAEANKISDTISKDEIAKRRDFRPVTTFTIDPADAKDFDDAISFQKLENGNYEIGVHIADVSHFVLPDTELDKEAFDRGTSVYLVDRVIPMLPERLSNGVCSLRPHEDKLCFSAVFELDDKANVHHQWFGRTIIHSDRRFTYEEAQEVIETKSGDFSAEILKLNELAYILRERKFKNGAISFESEEVKFILDENGKPTGVYTKVRKDAHKLIEDFMLLANRKVAEFIGKQGRGKNKLTFVYRFHDVPNPETLTTFSQFAARFGHKLSIRTDKETAKSLNALMTKIEGSKEQNMLTSLAVRSMAKAIYTTKKSSHYGLAFDYYTHFTSPIRRYPDVMVHRLLQFYLDGGNKINAEHYEKMAEHSSQMEKKAAEAERASIKYKQAEYLQDQIGTEYTGIVSGVTEWGMYVEIEENKCEGMVRLRDITDDFYVLDEKNYAIIGQRRKKKYQLGDEVQIRVKKVDLDKRQIDFTLLS encoded by the coding sequence ATGAAAACAAAGAAAGAGAATCCCTATAAGGAGGTGCTGACCCAGCTGATTATCGACATTTTCGAGAAATCAGGCAACAAGCCCCTCAACTATAAACAAGTTTCTTCCAAGCTGAACCTAACGGACAGCGACTCCAAAGCGGCGATTGCCGACATCTTGCAGGATAATGTGCGAAACGGTCTTTTTATCGAAGTAGACCGTGGCAAATTCAGCCTGAAACAACTCAAAGTCTATGTGACCGGAAAAGTAGACATGACGGCGGACGGCTCCGCCTACGTGATTCCCGACGATGAGTTTGAGAACGATATTTACATTGCGCCCCGCAAGCTAAGACAGGCCCTGCATGGGGATATCGTGAAGGTACACACGTTTGAGAAAAGAAGAGGAGGACGCAAAAAAGAAGGTGAAGTCGTGGAGATTCTTCAGCGGGCCAAAACGGACTTTACCGGAACGATCAGCATTTCCAACAATTTCGCATTTTTTATTGCCGATGACCGCAAGATGCTACATGACATTTTCATCCCGCTGGACAACCTGAATGGCGCCAAGGACAAAGAAAAAGTCGTCGTATCGATCATCGACTGGCCTAGCGGCAGTAAAAACCCGGTCGGCACCGTGAAGCATGTACTCGGCGTCAAGGGCGAGAACAATACCGAGATGAATGCCATCCTGGCGGATTTCGGTTTTCCACTGGAGTTTCCGAAAAAAGTCGAGGCCGAAGCCAATAAAATATCCGATACGATCAGCAAGGATGAGATTGCCAAAAGACGCGATTTCCGTCCTGTCACCACATTCACAATTGACCCTGCAGACGCCAAGGATTTTGATGACGCCATCTCTTTCCAGAAGCTGGAAAATGGCAATTATGAAATTGGGGTACATATTGCTGACGTTTCACATTTTGTACTGCCGGATACCGAACTGGACAAAGAAGCCTTCGACCGCGGCACCTCCGTTTATCTGGTCGACCGCGTGATTCCGATGCTGCCTGAAAGGCTATCCAATGGCGTATGCTCGCTACGTCCCCATGAAGACAAGCTCTGTTTTTCAGCCGTGTTTGAGCTGGATGACAAGGCCAATGTGCACCATCAATGGTTTGGCCGTACCATTATCCATTCCGACAGGCGCTTTACCTATGAGGAAGCACAGGAAGTCATTGAAACAAAATCAGGGGACTTTAGCGCTGAGATTCTGAAGCTGAATGAACTGGCCTATATCCTGCGGGAGCGCAAATTCAAAAATGGCGCTATATCGTTTGAAAGTGAAGAAGTTAAATTTATACTCGATGAGAACGGTAAGCCTACAGGTGTATATACTAAAGTCCGTAAAGATGCCCATAAGCTGATCGAAGACTTCATGCTGCTGGCCAACCGCAAGGTGGCCGAATTTATCGGCAAGCAAGGACGGGGCAAAAACAAGCTGACTTTTGTCTACCGTTTCCATGATGTGCCCAATCCAGAGACACTGACCACATTTTCACAGTTTGCCGCCCGTTTTGGTCACAAACTATCGATCAGAACCGATAAGGAAACAGCAAAATCTCTGAATGCCCTGATGACAAAGATTGAAGGCAGCAAAGAACAGAATATGCTGACCTCTCTGGCTGTGCGTTCGATGGCCAAGGCCATCTATACGACCAAGAAGTCTAGTCATTATGGACTGGCATTTGACTATTATACCCATTTCACGTCCCCTATCCGCCGGTATCCGGATGTGATGGTACACAGGTTGCTGCAGTTTTATCTCGATGGAGGCAATAAGATCAATGCTGAACATTACGAGAAGATGGCAGAACATTCTTCACAGATGGAGAAAAAGGCGGCGGAAGCAGAGCGGGCATCCATCAAATATAAACAGGCCGAATATCTACAGGACCAGATCGGCACCGAATACACCGGTATCGTATCCGGTGTGACCGAATGGGGTATGTATGTGGAGATCGAAGAAAATAAATGTGAGGGTATGGTACGCCTGCGTGATATTACCGATGACTTCTACGTGTTGGATGAGAAGAACTATGCGATTATCGGCCAGCGCCGCAAGAAAAAGTATCAGCTTGGCGACGAGGTTCAGATCCGCGTTAAGAAAGTGGATCTAGACAAACGGCAGATAGATTTTACGTTGTTGTCTTAA
- the fsa gene encoding fructose-6-phosphate aldolase — MKFFIDTANLEQIKEAQDLGVLDGVTTNPSLMAKEGISGDENVINHYKAICAIVDGDVSAEVISTTYEEMIKEGEALAALDSKIVVKVPMIKDGVKAIKYFSSKGIKTNCTLVFTAGQALLAAKAGATYVSPFIGRLDDISTDGLALIEDIRLIYDNYNFSTQILAASVRHSAHILGCAKIGADVMTGPLSAILSLLKHPLTDSGLATFLADHAKAAGK; from the coding sequence ATGAAATTTTTTATTGACACAGCGAACCTGGAACAAATCAAGGAAGCCCAGGACTTAGGTGTATTAGACGGCGTAACGACCAACCCAAGCTTGATGGCAAAAGAAGGTATCAGCGGTGACGAAAATGTAATCAACCATTACAAAGCCATCTGTGCGATCGTTGATGGCGATGTGAGCGCTGAAGTTATTTCGACAACTTATGAGGAAATGATCAAGGAAGGCGAAGCGTTGGCAGCTCTTGACAGCAAAATCGTAGTGAAAGTTCCGATGATCAAAGACGGCGTAAAAGCAATTAAATATTTCAGCAGCAAAGGCATCAAGACAAACTGTACATTGGTATTTACGGCAGGTCAGGCACTATTGGCTGCTAAAGCGGGTGCTACTTATGTATCTCCATTTATTGGCCGCCTGGATGATATTTCTACTGACGGGCTGGCGTTGATCGAAGACATCCGCCTGATCTATGACAACTACAACTTCTCTACACAGATTCTGGCCGCTTCCGTGCGCCATAGTGCACATATTCTGGGCTGTGCCAAAATTGGTGCCGATGTTATGACAGGCCCCTTGTCAGCGATCTTATCCCTGTTGAAGCATCCATTGACAGACAGTGGTCTGGCAACCTTCCTGGCTGATCACGCAAAAGCAGCAGGAAAATAA
- the fusA gene encoding elongation factor G, with product MARDLKFTRNIGIAAHIDAGKTTTTERILYYSGVNHKLGEVHEGASTMDWMEQEAERGITITSAATTVFWNYRGNKYQVNVIDTPGHVDFTVEVNRSLRVLDGLVFLFSAVDGVEPQSETNWRLADNYKVPRIGFVNKMDRSGADFLKVVKQVKDMLGSDAVALQLPIGAEDTFKGVVDLINNRGIVWNEHDKGMTFTEVPIPDDMVDEVAEYREKLLEAVAGYDESLMEKFFDDPNSLTEREILDALRKAVLDNAIVPMVCGSSFKNKGVQTMLDLVMELLPSPLDQEAVKGTNPNTGEEIERKPSVNEPFAALGFKIATDPFVGRLCFIRAYSGKLDAGSYVLNTRSGNKERISRIFQMHANKQNPIPFIEAGDIGAVVGFKDIKTGDTLCDEKAPIVLESMTFPEPVIGLAIEPKTQADVDKLGIALGKLAEEDPTFVVKSDEETGQTVISGMGELHLEILIDRLKREFKVEVNQGAPQVAYKESINGTTEHREVYKKQSGGRGKFADIKVVISPVDEDWDVVKSPLQFVNEIVGGAIPKEYIPSVQKGFEVSMSNGVLAGYQLSGMKVRLIDGSFHAVDSDSLSFELAAKMAYREALPKCSPVLMEPIMKVEVLTPEENMGDVMGDLNRRRGQMQGLDSRNGAQVIKALVPLSEMFGYVTQLRTITSGRATSTMEFDHYAEAPRNVAEEVIAKSKGKIKGSVE from the coding sequence ATGGCAAGAGATTTAAAATTCACTAGAAATATCGGTATCGCTGCGCACATCGATGCTGGTAAAACTACAACAACTGAGCGTATCCTTTACTACTCGGGTGTTAACCACAAATTGGGTGAAGTTCACGAAGGTGCTTCCACAATGGACTGGATGGAGCAAGAGGCTGAGCGTGGTATCACGATCACTTCTGCTGCGACAACAGTATTCTGGAACTACCGTGGCAACAAATACCAAGTTAACGTAATCGATACCCCTGGACACGTGGATTTCACGGTTGAGGTAAACCGTTCATTACGTGTATTAGACGGATTGGTATTCTTGTTCTCGGCAGTTGATGGTGTTGAGCCTCAATCTGAGACAAACTGGCGTCTAGCGGACAACTACAAAGTGCCTCGTATCGGTTTCGTTAACAAAATGGACCGTTCCGGAGCAGACTTCCTGAAAGTTGTAAAACAAGTGAAAGATATGTTAGGTTCTGACGCTGTTGCGTTACAGTTACCTATCGGTGCAGAAGATACATTCAAAGGTGTGGTTGACTTGATCAACAACCGTGGTATCGTATGGAACGAGCACGACAAAGGAATGACTTTTACCGAAGTGCCAATTCCTGATGATATGGTTGATGAAGTAGCTGAATACCGTGAAAAATTATTGGAAGCAGTAGCAGGATACGACGAGTCATTGATGGAGAAATTCTTCGATGATCCGAATTCATTGACTGAACGTGAAATCTTAGACGCTTTACGTAAAGCTGTGTTGGATAACGCTATCGTTCCTATGGTATGTGGTTCATCTTTCAAAAACAAAGGTGTTCAGACCATGCTGGATTTAGTAATGGAGTTGTTGCCTTCACCATTGGATCAAGAGGCTGTAAAAGGTACTAACCCAAATACTGGTGAAGAAATCGAGCGTAAACCATCTGTTAATGAGCCTTTCGCAGCTTTAGGTTTCAAAATTGCGACTGACCCATTCGTAGGCCGTTTATGTTTTATCCGTGCTTATTCAGGTAAGTTAGATGCTGGTTCTTATGTATTGAACACACGTTCAGGCAACAAAGAGCGTATCTCCCGTATCTTCCAGATGCACGCAAACAAACAAAACCCTATCCCATTCATCGAGGCTGGTGATATCGGTGCTGTTGTAGGTTTCAAAGACATCAAAACTGGTGATACCCTTTGTGACGAGAAAGCGCCTATCGTTCTTGAGTCCATGACTTTCCCTGAGCCGGTTATCGGTTTGGCGATCGAGCCTAAAACTCAGGCTGACGTAGATAAGTTGGGTATTGCTCTAGGCAAACTAGCGGAAGAGGATCCTACATTCGTAGTTAAATCTGACGAAGAGACTGGTCAAACAGTGATCTCTGGTATGGGTGAGCTTCACTTAGAGATCTTGATCGACCGTTTGAAACGTGAGTTTAAAGTTGAGGTTAACCAAGGAGCTCCTCAGGTAGCTTACAAAGAGTCTATCAACGGTACTACTGAACACCGCGAAGTGTACAAAAAACAATCCGGTGGTCGTGGTAAATTCGCAGATATCAAAGTTGTTATCTCTCCAGTTGACGAGGATTGGGATGTTGTTAAGTCTCCGCTTCAATTCGTAAACGAGATCGTGGGTGGTGCTATTCCTAAAGAATACATTCCTTCAGTTCAAAAAGGATTTGAGGTTTCGATGAGCAATGGTGTATTGGCAGGTTACCAACTTTCAGGCATGAAAGTACGTTTGATCGACGGTTCATTCCACGCAGTCGATTCAGACTCCTTGTCATTCGAATTGGCAGCGAAAATGGCTTACCGTGAGGCATTGCCAAAATGTTCGCCAGTATTGATGGAGCCAATCATGAAAGTTGAAGTATTGACTCCAGAAGAGAACATGGGTGATGTCATGGGTGACTTGAACCGTCGTCGTGGTCAAATGCAAGGTTTGGATTCACGTAACGGTGCACAAGTAATCAAAGCATTGGTTCCACTTTCTGAAATGTTCGGTTACGTAACACAATTACGTACAATCACTTCAGGCCGTGCAACATCTACAATGGAATTTGATCACTATGCAGAAGCTCCACGTAACGTTGCTGAGGAAGTAATCGCAAAATCAAAAGGTAAAATCAAAGGTTCTGTTGAATAA
- the rpsL gene encoding 30S ribosomal protein S12, whose protein sequence is MPTIQQLVRKGRVALVDKSKSPALDSCPQRRGVCTRVYTTTPKKPNSAMRKVARVRLTNGKEVNAYIPGEGHNLQEHSIVLIRGGRVKDLPGVRYHIIRGALDTSGVAGRNQRRSKYGTKRPKPGQAAAAPAKGKKK, encoded by the coding sequence ATGCCTACTATTCAACAATTAGTTAGAAAAGGTAGAGTAGCTCTGGTTGACAAGAGTAAGTCACCAGCGTTGGACTCATGTCCACAGCGAAGAGGTGTATGTACACGTGTATATACTACTACCCCTAAAAAACCAAACTCAGCAATGCGTAAAGTAGCTCGTGTACGTTTAACAAACGGTAAAGAGGTCAACGCTTACATCCCTGGAGAAGGTCACAACTTACAGGAACACTCGATCGTATTGATCCGTGGTGGTCGTGTAAAAGATTTACCAGGTGTACGTTACCACATCATCCGTGGTGCATTGGATACTTCAGGTGTAGCAGGTCGTAACCAACGTCGTTCTAAATACGGAACTAAGCGTCCTAAACCAGGACAAGCAGCTGCAGCTCCAGCAAAAGGTAAAAAGAAATAA
- a CDS encoding helix-turn-helix domain-containing protein yields METKSWKNIKDDVYGKVGTQRRDELDRDFEAFKIGLLLKKAREERHITQSELAQLIDKKREYISRVENNGSNITLKTLFDIVEKGLGGKVKISIEF; encoded by the coding sequence ATGGAAACTAAGAGCTGGAAAAATATTAAAGATGACGTCTACGGAAAAGTTGGCACGCAAAGAAGAGATGAACTTGATAGAGACTTTGAAGCATTTAAAATTGGCCTGCTCCTTAAAAAGGCGCGTGAAGAAAGACACATTACCCAATCCGAGCTTGCACAGCTTATCGATAAAAAACGTGAGTATATTTCCAGGGTTGAGAATAATGGAAGTAACATTACCTTAAAAACGCTTTTCGACATTGTCGAAAAAGGACTTGGCGGCAAAGTGAAAATATCCATTGAGTTTTAA
- a CDS encoding porin family protein, translated as MKRKLLSIAAALCFIVGAKAQTSYGVKAGVNFAKFKVSGGNVTYTSDATTSFYVTGYADIPVAPSFSLQPGVSLQGKGGKASAGEFGLAEDAKDNLMYIEVPVNLVYYIPTGDAGKVFFGAGPYAGFGIHAKTSQGNLSESGSFSDAGLKTFDAGLNFLGGYKLTNGFLINAGYGLGLTNMYKDIEGATSKNRVFSVGVGYQF; from the coding sequence ATGAAAAGAAAATTACTATCAATCGCTGCAGCATTATGTTTTATTGTCGGCGCAAAAGCACAAACATCTTATGGTGTTAAGGCAGGTGTTAACTTTGCTAAATTTAAAGTAAGTGGGGGAAATGTGACTTATACTTCGGATGCTACAACCTCCTTTTATGTTACGGGTTATGCAGACATACCGGTCGCTCCGAGTTTTAGTTTACAACCTGGAGTTTCCCTTCAAGGTAAAGGAGGAAAGGCGTCCGCAGGCGAATTTGGTCTGGCCGAGGATGCTAAAGACAACCTGATGTACATAGAAGTTCCTGTAAATTTAGTGTATTACATTCCTACAGGGGATGCGGGAAAAGTCTTTTTTGGGGCGGGTCCTTATGCAGGATTTGGCATACATGCGAAGACCAGTCAAGGAAACCTTAGTGAAAGCGGTAGTTTTAGCGATGCTGGCTTAAAGACGTTTGATGCAGGTTTAAATTTCTTGGGAGGTTACAAACTAACAAATGGATTTCTGATTAACGCCGGTTATGGATTAGGATTAACGAATATGTATAAAGATATTGAGGGTGCCACATCGAAAAACCGCGTATTTTCAGTAGGCGTTGGCTACCAATTCTAA
- a CDS encoding porin family protein: protein MKKLLLSAAILFGSLGAFAQGGLGYGLRAGVNIPKYSTSLGDTKSNTGFFVTGYLDAPVSPYFSIQPGLSLQSKGAKWLETSNGDLKENIMTLDIPVNAVAKFPTGGSGNFFIGAGPYVGFALSGKYKADGKDWDVKFGSGDDDNLKRTDFGVNFLAGYQLTNGFQINAGYGLGLTNLAPDNGSIKNRVWSIGIGFGL from the coding sequence ATGAAAAAATTATTATTATCTGCAGCAATTTTATTTGGTTCATTAGGAGCTTTCGCACAAGGTGGATTGGGATATGGGCTCCGTGCGGGTGTAAACATTCCTAAATATTCGACAAGTTTGGGAGATACTAAATCCAATACAGGTTTTTTTGTAACGGGTTACTTGGACGCTCCTGTATCACCCTATTTTTCCATTCAGCCAGGGTTGTCTTTACAGAGCAAAGGAGCAAAATGGCTGGAGACGTCTAATGGAGATCTTAAAGAAAATATCATGACTTTAGATATACCCGTAAACGCAGTAGCTAAATTCCCTACTGGTGGATCCGGTAATTTCTTTATCGGAGCTGGACCTTATGTAGGTTTCGCTTTAAGCGGTAAATATAAAGCAGATGGCAAAGATTGGGATGTGAAATTTGGTAGCGGAGATGACGATAATTTAAAACGTACCGATTTTGGTGTAAACTTCTTAGCAGGTTATCAATTGACCAATGGCTTCCAGATCAATGCTGGTTATGGCTTAGGTTTGACCAATTTAGCACCGGATAATGGTTCAATTAAAAACCGCGTCTGGTCAATCGGTATCGGTTTTGGATTATAA
- the rpsG gene encoding 30S ribosomal protein S7, with protein sequence MRKSKPKKRIILPDPKFNDVQVTRFVNNMMVDGKKSIAYDIFYDAVELVEQKTQENGLEAWKKALNNVMPSVEVKSRRVGGANFQVPMEVRPERKIALGMKWLISYARKRGEKTMFEKLAGEIISASKGEGAAVKKKEDTHKMAEANKAFSHFRF encoded by the coding sequence ATGAGAAAGTCAAAACCAAAAAAGAGAATCATTTTACCTGATCCAAAGTTTAATGACGTTCAGGTAACGCGTTTCGTAAACAACATGATGGTAGATGGTAAAAAATCTATCGCTTATGATATTTTTTACGATGCTGTAGAATTAGTAGAACAAAAAACACAAGAAAACGGCCTTGAAGCTTGGAAAAAAGCTTTGAACAACGTTATGCCTTCTGTTGAAGTTAAATCACGTCGTGTAGGTGGTGCTAACTTCCAAGTTCCTATGGAAGTTCGTCCAGAGCGTAAAATCGCTTTAGGTATGAAATGGTTAATTTCATACGCTCGCAAACGTGGTGAAAAAACAATGTTCGAAAAATTAGCAGGAGAAATCATTTCAGCTTCTAAAGGTGAAGGTGCTGCTGTTAAGAAGAAAGAAGATACGCACAAAATGGCGGAAGCTAATAAAGCGTTCTCACACTTCAGATTCTAA
- the rpsJ gene encoding 30S ribosomal protein S10 — protein sequence MSQRIRIKLKSYDYNLVDKSAEKIVKTVKPTGAVVSGPIPLPTEKKIYTVLRSPHVNKKAREQFQLCAYKRLLDIYSSNAKTVDALMKLELPSGVEVEIKV from the coding sequence ATGAGCCAAAGAATCAGAATTAAATTGAAATCTTACGATTACAATTTGGTTGACAAATCAGCTGAAAAAATCGTAAAAACAGTAAAACCTACAGGTGCAGTTGTTAGTGGTCCTATTCCATTGCCTACTGAGAAAAAAATCTATACGGTATTACGTTCACCACACGTTAACAAAAAAGCACGTGAGCAATTCCAATTGTGTGCTTACAAAAGATTGTTGGATATCTATTCATCAAACGCTAAAACTGTTGATGCCTTGATGAAACTTGAATTGCCTTCAGGCGTTGAAGTAGAAATCAAAGTGTGA
- a CDS encoding type II toxin-antitoxin system RelE/ParE family toxin encodes MKVREVIAFKNYFEDFLLSQPQKVQDKIFKIIEAIETLERVPSNYLKHLTGTSGLYEARIQLGSNIWRVFCFFDGDKLVVLMNGFQKKTQKTPKNQIDKALNIMAEYYKQKDTEDGN; translated from the coding sequence ATGAAAGTAAGAGAAGTTATCGCTTTTAAAAATTATTTCGAAGACTTCCTTTTAAGCCAGCCCCAAAAGGTGCAGGACAAGATCTTTAAAATAATTGAAGCTATTGAAACTCTCGAACGGGTTCCAAGTAATTATTTAAAACATTTAACTGGAACTAGTGGGTTGTATGAAGCAAGGATTCAGCTTGGCTCCAATATATGGCGTGTATTCTGTTTTTTCGACGGCGATAAACTGGTTGTCTTAATGAATGGATTTCAAAAAAAGACACAGAAGACGCCAAAGAATCAGATCGACAAAGCACTAAATATCATGGCTGAATATTATAAACAAAAAGATACAGAAGATGGAAACTAA
- a CDS encoding Fur family transcriptional regulator, which produces MEHSNTAYPDILKRNNLKVTQPRLRVLEIISTKDSAISQPELEKLLGKDIDRVTLYRVLASFEEKGIIHKIFDLHGTATYAMCSTDCSEHDHHDQHVHFICRVCNSVYCLDDITLPKVSIPAGFSLEAIAVNALGVCNHCKK; this is translated from the coding sequence ATGGAACATTCCAACACAGCATATCCAGATATCCTGAAGCGAAACAATCTGAAAGTCACCCAGCCGAGGCTGAGGGTACTTGAGATTATTTCGACGAAAGATTCTGCGATCTCCCAGCCTGAACTGGAAAAGTTATTGGGCAAAGATATCGACCGTGTGACCTTGTACCGCGTGCTGGCGAGTTTCGAGGAGAAAGGCATTATCCACAAGATCTTTGACCTGCATGGTACCGCCACCTACGCCATGTGCTCCACCGATTGCTCCGAGCATGACCATCATGACCAACATGTACATTTCATCTGCCGCGTGTGCAACTCGGTGTACTGTCTGGATGATATCACACTGCCAAAAGTATCGATTCCTGCGGGCTTTAGCCTGGAGGCCATTGCTGTAAACGCACTTGGTGTATGCAATCATTGCAAAAAATAA
- a CDS encoding AI-2E family transporter, translated as MKRFLPLPFYVKLACVLISILLLGYLAKIGDTILIPMILGLLFALLLIPLSNFMERKLRFPRTLAGILSVILFFGLLGYGLFLLASQLTMLKEDFPAFKQQIMDGVGNLQTWVSQQFGIQHKDQMDFINKTASKSVDSGTLFLGTALVSLSSMFILFVFTFLYTFFLLIYRGHIVKFLLFVNRVEDRPIVVDVVQQVQYVVKKYLIGLLIQMSLVALLVFVVLSLIGVKYSLLLALITGVFNVLPYVGIFSSMLIIAILTFATSSLTHVVLVVLALIIVHMIDSNFIVPKIVGSKVKVNSLFAMLSIIIGEMIWGISGMFLAIPILAIVKIVMDRIRELKPWGFLLGEEDSKDEVYKDLFDSLNPIEQKIIEKEGEA; from the coding sequence ATGAAAAGATTTCTTCCTTTACCCTTTTATGTCAAGTTGGCTTGTGTATTGATCAGCATCCTATTGTTAGGTTATCTGGCTAAAATCGGAGACACAATCCTGATACCGATGATTCTGGGACTTTTATTCGCCTTATTACTGATCCCACTGAGCAATTTTATGGAGCGAAAACTTCGTTTTCCGCGTACCTTGGCGGGGATTCTGAGTGTGATCTTATTTTTTGGTCTGCTGGGCTATGGGCTTTTTCTGCTAGCCTCGCAGCTGACCATGCTTAAGGAGGACTTCCCAGCCTTTAAGCAGCAGATTATGGATGGGGTGGGCAATTTGCAGACCTGGGTAAGTCAGCAGTTTGGTATACAGCACAAGGATCAGATGGACTTCATCAACAAGACCGCTTCCAAATCCGTGGATTCGGGAACGCTGTTTTTAGGAACGGCCTTGGTCTCGCTTTCCTCTATGTTTATTTTATTTGTTTTTACTTTTCTCTACACGTTTTTCCTGCTTATTTATCGGGGGCATATCGTCAAGTTTCTGTTGTTCGTTAACAGGGTCGAAGACCGGCCGATTGTTGTGGATGTTGTCCAACAGGTTCAGTACGTCGTCAAGAAGTATCTTATCGGTCTGTTGATCCAGATGAGTTTGGTCGCACTGCTGGTCTTTGTTGTGCTTTCATTGATCGGCGTAAAATATAGCCTGCTTTTGGCGTTGATTACCGGTGTGTTCAATGTATTGCCGTATGTCGGCATTTTCTCCTCAATGCTGATCATCGCTATTCTGACTTTTGCGACATCCTCTCTTACGCATGTGGTACTGGTCGTCCTCGCCTTGATTATCGTGCATATGATCGACAGCAATTTTATAGTTCCGAAGATTGTAGGATCTAAAGTGAAGGTCAATTCCTTATTTGCCATGCTTTCCATTATTATTGGCGAAATGATCTGGGGAATTTCGGGTATGTTTTTGGCTATTCCTATCCTGGCTATTGTGAAGATTGTGATGGACCGGATCAGAGAACTCAAACCCTGGGGATTCCTGTTGGGTGAAGAAGACAGCAAGGATGAGGTGTATAAGGACCTGTTCGACAGTCTTAATCCAATTGAACAGAAAATCATTGAAAAAGAAGGTGAGGCCTGA